DNA from Taeniopygia guttata chromosome 28, bTaeGut7.mat, whole genome shotgun sequence:
GCCTCTCCTTATCCAGTGGCCATCCAGTGCCTGGAAACAGCCTTTGGGGTCTCCATGGAAGACCAAAGcctggctgtgtcccagacCCTCCCCGAAATATTTGAAGCTGTGGTAGGGAAGGTGAGTGAGTGCCCTGGAACATTCCCTTTTCCTTGAGCTCTGCTGGATTTTcctggaggctgctgctctcctcaggAGCTCCGTGTGGGAGGGGAACGTTTTGggctggaaaaatgggaattgtggGAATGCTCAGCTCAGCTTCTCCCTCTCCTTGGAAGGAGCCGGAACACTCCAGAACGAACTCGGAGCCCGTCACACCCTCGGAAGATGATGTGGCTGAAGCTGAAAGACTCAAGACTGAAGGTACCaacccctggagctgctggataACGAGGGTTTGGTGCTAATTGGGAGGGAATCTCAATTCCCTGGCACACGAGGAATGCTCGGAATGGAGGGGAAAAACGGAATGTTTTCGATTTCTGCCTCTTGCTCTGTTTAGGTTGCAGAAGCGCGGGGAGATTTTGCTGCCAGGAATGTTGGAGCAGTGggatttttatcccaaaaatcctgtgGGGTGTGGAGCAGAGCATCCatccctcctgctctgtgcGTGGCTTTTTGCTGGGAAAAAGTGGGATGAGTGTGGATGCAGCACTTcccccctgagccagcagctggggtgatttttgggatgcAGCATCAGGAATGCTGGAATTTCCAGCACAGCCTTGCAGCTGGACCTGCCCCACGCTGACAAACCTCTCCCCTGTGCCATTTCCATGGATCCAAGTCTTTTCTTTGGTTTATCCCAGTTcttttccatcctttccaacGCTCCTTTCAGGAAACGACCAAATGAAGGCAGAAAACTTCGAGGCTGCCGTGTCTTTTTATGGAAAAGCCATCGAGTTAAACCCAGCCAACGCCGTTTATTTCTGCAACAGGTACTgagcagctcccccagctgctTCCTGCTGGGATCCCAGGCTCTGGaatgcccaaaattcccatttttctaaTGATTCTGTGGAGTTTCAGAGCAGTTCCTCGCTCGTTTGTGGGATGGTGCCCTGCTTTTGGTGCCTCCTGGGATCTTTGGGTGGGGAGTGGGTGTGGAAATTTATTCAGCACTGGAAGGATGAGGGATGCCAGGGAATGGGGTCTGCTTCCATGCAGAGTGGGATATGTTGGGAATTCAGGGTGGAATGAGGAGCTGGAGGCTCCTTGTGGGGAATTAAGGGAGCTGTGTGTGCAAAATCAGCCATGGAAGAGGGGGAGGTCTTTGTGTACCTCGGGCAATTCTTGGATAAAACAGACTTTGAACTTTAGTTTGATGGAATTCCCTGCTTGTGGTGGGAGCTCAGATCCAGCTGGCCACGGtgggatgggaattttgggtgggaatttGTGCTTTTGGCTCTGTGGGAGCGTTTGGGGCTGAATTGTGAGGTCGAGCATAAAAGCCAACCTTAAAAACCAAATCTTTCCTCTTTGGAATGTGGGGGAATGTCGAGAAGTTGAGGGATGAGGGAAACCAGAGGGATTTTTCTCAGCTGGAAAATGATCTTGGAATGTCACCAGGAGTGAGGAGTGAAAACCTGGAATGTCACCAGGAGTGAGGAGTGAAAACATGGAATGTCACCAGGAGTGAGAACCTGGAGCAGAGTGGAGCTGAGGCTGGGACTCAGCTCCCACCTGGGGGTGATTCCTGGGATTTTCCAGCTGCTCAGCATTCCCtgcttcccttttcccctgtttttccagagctgctgcctacAGCAAACTGGGGAATTATGCAGGAGCAGTGAGGGACTGCGAGCGAGCCATCGGCATCGACCCCAACTACAGCAAAGCCTACGGCAGGATGGGGTGAGCAgcacccaaaaaaacaaaaaagtgggAGATTCCCACTTTTCCTCGGGAATTCTGGGTCCCTGGCCACCCCAGAACAGGGATTTCATAAAAATTCCTGCTGTTTCAGCTTTTCAGGGTGGAGAAAAGTTTCACGTTTCTCAATTTTTAGGATGTTGGTGGGACAGGAGTTGGATAAAACAAGTGACCCAAAAATTCCTCTGTGACAAAGTCAAAAatcaaagatttttattttcttttctgctggaatttttatttcttgaagaTTTCTTATTTCTCAGTTCTGAGAAAGTTGGTAGGGACAACTGGATTTAAGAagtaccagaaaaaaaatctcctctatgactctgatttttattttctttccaccattcctgctggaattttcAATCCCTGGACACCCCAGAACAGGGATTTTATAAAAATTCCTGCTGTTTCAGCTTTTCAGGGTGGAGAAAAATTTCACGTTTTTCAATTTTTAGGAAGTTGGTGGGACAGGAGTTGGATAAAACAAGTGACCCAAAAATTCCTCTCTGACTTTgattgttattttcttttctgctggaaTTTTGATTTCCTGAAGATTTCTTATTTCTCAATTCTGAGAAAGTTGGTGGGGACAACTGCATTTAAGaagtgccagaaaaaaaaaccaaaaaccatcTATGACTTTGATTTTTTGGCAAATTAGGCAAAAAAGATGACAAAAATTCCTCTGtgactttgatttttcttttctttcccagcttgGCCCTGTCCAGcttaaacaaacacacagaagcTGTTGTTTACTACAAAAAAGCTCTGGAGTTGGATCCGGACAACGAAACGTACAAATCCAACCTCAAAATAGCTGAACAGAAAATGAAGGAGACTCCCAGTCCAGTAAGtcctggaatttgggaatttattAAGGTtcagagaggtgctggagcgGGATTTTGCAACAGCAATTTCCGCTTTTTGTGGTCAAATCTCttcaaaattcagctttttttaaaattttccctgAGCCCTTTGAACAGCAGGAATCCCTGGGGTTTTCCAGAACCCTGTCAGGGTTTAAAGGTTGGAGCTGGGATCCTAAAAAAATGGGGAAGGATTTTTCCAACAGCCTGGAGAGACAGAATGAGGGGAATGTTAGGAAGGGTTAGGTGGGATGATGGGGAGGATttgaggagctgggatggaattcccagagaatttGGATCCCTGGGAAGGGAAGATTGGAGAAGAGAAGCTCCATGGATTAGGAATGGATTTaaactgggaaaagggagatctgggtgggatttggggaaggaattgctgcctgggaaggtggggagggaatgggatggaattcccagaaaatttggatccctgggagtgtccaagggAAGGTTGGAGAAGCTCCATGGAGCCGCTTCCAGGGGTTAAAAGCTcctggagagggatttgggatgtgggatggaggggacaggacacagggaatggatttaaactgggaaaagggagatctgggtgggatttggggaaggaatt
Protein-coding regions in this window:
- the SGTA gene encoding small glutamine-rich tetratricopeptide repeat-containing protein alpha isoform X2, with amino-acid sequence MADQKRLAFSIIQFLHTQLQSGSMSPDAQESLEVAIQCLETAFGVSMEDQSLAVSQTLPEIFEAVVGKEPEHSRTNSEPVTPSEDDVAEAERLKTEGNDQMKAENFEAAVSFYGKAIELNPANAVYFCNRAAAYSKLGNYAGAVRDCERAIGIDPNYSKAYGRMGLALSSLNKHTEAVVYYKKALELDPDNETYKSNLKIAEQKMKETPSPTGGPGGFDLAGLLNNPGFMSMASNLMNNPQVQQLMSGMISGGHNAMGGAGSSPSTNDLASLIQAGQQFAQQMQQQNPELIEQLRSQIRSRTPSASNEEQQE